The Lactuca sativa cultivar Salinas chromosome 2, Lsat_Salinas_v11, whole genome shotgun sequence genome includes the window TCCCCAATAAAAAGAGCGTCGTCTGCATAGAATAGATGAGACAGAATTGGACCATTTCCTGGGATTTGAACACCTTTGAATATCCCTTTATCACAAGCCGTTTTAAGAGCCACATTTAAACCCTCCATAGCAATAACGAACAGATACGGAGAGATAGGGTCGCCTTGACGAACTCCCCTAGATACCGGGAATTCTTTTGTTGGCGAACCGTTGGTGATCACCGATGCTAGAGACGAATTCAGATAGCCCCGAATCCACGATCTCCATTTGTTCCCAAACCCCATTTGTGTCATAATTGAATCAAGGTATTGCCAGTTTACCGAGTCGAAAGCTTTATCAAAATCCACTTTAAAAAGAAGAATCTTTTTACGTGCTTTCGTAGCCCATGAACACACCTCATTGACTATGAGAGGTCCATCTAGTATACATCTTCCGTCAACATAAGCTGACTGCACGTCACTTATCAGGTTACTAATAACCGCCTTCAATCTGTTGGATAGAAGCTTACTTATTATTTTGCATAAGCAACCGATCAGACTAATAGGGCGGTAATCGTTTAGAGAAAGAGGGTCCTTAATCTTGGGAACAAGAGTAATGAATGAGGAATTGCACCCCTTTGCTAATGATCCAGTTTCCTCGAAGTGCATGACAAACTTCATCACGTCCTCTTTAATAATATCCCAATACCTTTTCATGAATTTAAAAGTGAAACCATCAGGTCCCGGGGCTTTATCGGATCCACAGTCCCAAACCGCAGATTTCACCTCTTCAGGGGTAAAAGGGGCCTCAATTCTTATGGCTTCCATCATAGAGATTGCTTTGAAGTTTGGATTACAAAACTTGGGACGGGTCAAATGGGCATCTGTGAATTTATCATGAAAAAATCTATATACTTCCTCCTTTATCTCATTGACTCCAGTCGTCCATCTACCATTGATCATAAGGCCATGAAGAAGACTCCTGCGATTCTTACTGTTAATGTACCCATGAAAGAACTTGCTATTTTCGTCCCCATCTATGGTCCATTTGATGCGAGCTTTCTGTTTGAGATCCAATGTCTTCAGGCGATCCCATTCCTCTATCTTCTTTATCCCATCAGACCAACATTTCATTTCATCTGCTGATAACAATCTTGACTCTGCAACCTTTTCCAGATTTTTCACCACATCCCTAATGGCAACTACTTCCACCTTTTCTTTTTGGTCGCACTCCTTTCTCCACAACTTAATTTTGGCTTTCAAAAAACGGAGTTTGGCTGCCAAATAAGCATCAGGGGTACCAAATCCTCTAAAACAATtccaagcatcattcactacctTGTCAAATCCCTCTTTGAGTAGCCACGAGTTAAAGAACTTAAAGGGAATAGGTCCAAAATCCGATTCACCAGACAAGAGAGTAATAGGGCTGTGATCCGAGAGCTCGCGAGGATGGGCAGTGACGTTTGCTATTGTAGGTCCTTTAgtatgtttgatttttggtattatAGTTAATAGCATACCTGTTTTGGGTAGTATTATTGACAACGCGGTTCCATAAAACAATTTTTTAGTTGATTTTATACTATATGAGGTGAACACGTATGAgtttcaaatattaaaaaaaaaattaaaataaataaacttagAAGTCTTACGTTGTCATGTTGGAACTTGGAACTTGAAGTCCTTAGTAAAATAAAAACTTAGTCTCGAAGAAATACTTTAAACTTCACTTTCTATCTCTTTTAGGctatatataaaagttcaatgtttaaaaaaaaatcatctatATTTTTCTTAGCTTCACACACCTAACAACAAGCAATTATTTAAAAAAACGCATTCCAAACACCTCTTCGGTTTCTTAAAGCATTTTTGGCATGTCCACATGTTCTCCACGTCACTACAAATAGTGAAAGAAAACCATCCACCTCATCTTCATTCCCTCTCAGCCGCTTTTCTCTCTCTCCTTCTCATCTTTCGACACCTTTCACTTGCGGATCTCCAACATCAAAAACATAAAGCCCCTTTGCTTCTTCTTTCTCTTTTCCACACACACGCTTTTGGTTAATacccaaaaaaaaaagaacttaaTCGCTAAGCTATCTTACAATCTTTCTACCTTTCTATATAGCAAACACACAATCTTTATCAACGAAAACCCGTCAATTTCTTGATTTGGGGGCGAAAATGAGAGGTGGGTTTTTGAAGATGGAAAAAGATAAGCACGGAAGCGAAATCCATGGCGGTTTTGTCGGCAATTTCTTTGAATCGTTGCCTGAGGGTTTCGTCGCAAACGCGTTGGCACTCACGACCCCTAGAGATGTTTGTAGATTGTCTTTGGTGTGTTCTATTTTCCGATCGGCGGCGGAATGGGACGCCGTGTGGGAGAAGTTTCTGCCGCCGGATTACCAGAAGATATTGGCGGAGGCGGAAGACGGCGGCGGTTCGGTTAGGTGTGGTTCGAAGAAGGAGATGTATCTTCGTCTTTGCGATCATCCTGTCATCATCGATGGTGGCAACAAGGTTAAATCTTTACCCTTtctttataattttatttattttatggtaAATCTTTACTAGAACTTGGGAATTCGTAATGATCCACCGACTTTTGATTATTTTATGTCGTACAAAATTGATATTTTTGGTTTTAATCCTTTCTTAATGAAGTGTTTGATTCGATTATCCCTTTCTGTTCCATGATAAATGAAAACATTTACTAATTTTACTAACTTTTTGATAGAATCTAAATTTGTTTGACTTTTAAAAGTCAAATACAAAGAGACAGATTCAATCTTTTTTGGCCACAACTTTATGCCCTATGTGTTTGCATGTGCTTGTTTCCTCTGTGTGTTTGTTTCACTTGTGGTGGGGTTTACATTTGGATGGGTTTATGGTGTGCTTTATATAGCCTCTCATTAAGCATCTTCAAAATATTATCAAATGATggatattttaattatttttttgaacaagattttttttttttctattagcgACACATTTTTATACTCAGAAAACTCTAGTCCAATTACACCATGGAAATTGTTTTGTATGCGGATGATATTTCTATAATTGGTAAAACATTCAAAGTACCATGTTatagaaattaaaaaataaaaaatcggaTGCTATAATTAACATTTGAATAAAGTACGTGTCAATTTTTGCCATGAACAGAGCTTCTCATTGGATAAAAAAACCGGGAAAAAATGCTACATGTTAGCGGCACGAGACCTCTCAATCATATGGGGGAACACTCCACGGTATTGGAGATGGATCTCCGTACCCGATTCAAGGTTATATTTTTTCTCATTTATTTTTCCTTTCACATTTTCATTTTCAGTCCCCCAAAAGCAACCTAATTACAATTCTATCCCAAAACCACAGGTTCACGGAAGTGGCCGAATTAATAAGCGTATGTTGGCTCGAAGTCAACGGAAAAGTCAACACTTCCGTTTTATCAACCAACACTAAATATGCATCTTACCTTGTTTACAAATCGACCTCGAAAGCATACGGTTTCGACTCCCAACCTGCGGAAGTTTCCACTGGAATCCACGGGGTCGAGACCGAAAAAAAGACGGTGTTTCTTGACCCCGAGGCCTCGCACAGATGCGAGAATAACGTGGGCCCCGGAAGTCGATTGGGGATTTTTGGCCGTTTGATACGGCTCGGAAGTCAGACTCTAACTTCCGGGTCGGCCCGTTTGAATGGGCCGAAAATGAGGCCAGATGGGTGGTTGGAGATTGAGTTGGGGGAGTATTTTAATGAGAAAGGGGAAGAAGGGGAGTTGGATATGAGTATGATGGAAGTGAAAGGAGGGAATTGGAAAGGTGGGATTGTGATTCAAGGGATTGAGATTAGGCCAAAGGTGTGTTAGGTTTTCTTATATGGATTGTATGTGTGGTTTTTGTGGTTTTGTACTTGTAAACAAGTTGTAACATATATTAGTGCATGAAAGTCTAGATGTTGAGAAAAATCAGTGTTACTTCGATTGGACTGGATTGGATTCGATAGGACATGACAAAACATAACTTTGATATTTTTACGAAGTAGCTTTTGGGTGTTCCTTTTCAATCCGTTTTCTTTTCCATCGGTTTCATTTGTAGCTAAATCATATTTAGAATTGAGCAAATTACCAAATCATCCGTGTGTGCTATATTTGTTTTAATAGATTTGGGTTATATATCTTTCATATATTGTCTTTGTTTTTGAAACAACTCTTGTTTTATATGTCTGAAATAGTAAGTccatataaaataattattttgattTATCTCTTTAGCCATTTCATGTGTATACATTAAAATCTGTCATATAcattaaaatacaaaatattCATTCCAATTAACCGTtaaccaatgatgccgaaattgaTTTGTGAAAATATCAACTCTTCTCTCGGTTGCATCTATGGTTTTGATTATGGTGTGTTTTCTTATATTCATTAGAACTACTTTTTATAGAGTTTGCATCATTTGTGTTGAAACTTATGGAAACGATGAATGGGATGGAGTGTTTAGAAGTGATGCTATTTTTGAAAATATCAAAGTATTTAATacaatttaatataaaaatagaG containing:
- the LOC111886594 gene encoding putative F-box protein PP2-B12, which encodes MRGGFLKMEKDKHGSEIHGGFVGNFFESLPEGFVANALALTTPRDVCRLSLVCSIFRSAAEWDAVWEKFLPPDYQKILAEAEDGGGSVRCGSKKEMYLRLCDHPVIIDGGNKSFSLDKKTGKKCYMLAARDLSIIWGNTPRYWRWISVPDSRFTEVAELISVCWLEVNGKVNTSVLSTNTKYASYLVYKSTSKAYGFDSQPAEVSTGIHGVETEKKTVFLDPEASHRCENNVGPGSRLGIFGRLIRLGSQTLTSGSARLNGPKMRPDGWLEIELGEYFNEKGEEGELDMSMMEVKGGNWKGGIVIQGIEIRPKVC